GGATGCGGCCAGCCCGCGTTTCACCGGGATCTATCATTTCCTTTCGACGTCGAAGCACGAATACCTGCGCGTCGCGGTCGATTGCACGGATAGCATTCATCCCGGCCTTCCCAGTTTGGCCGGCTTGTTTCCTTCTGCTAACTGGCATGAGCGCGAAACCTATGACTTGATGGGGATACGATATGAAGGTCACCCGAACATGAGGCGTATTCTCATGTGGGACGACTATCCCTACCATCCCTTGCGCAAGGACTTCCCTCTGTCCGGTATCGAAGTGCCGTTCCCGGCTGAGGATGTGGCCGAAGTGACCCAGGCCAAGGTCTTGCCTGCGCCGATGGCGGGCGGGCCGTTCGTCTCTTCCGCCGATGGCCCCATGAGCCAGACCGAGCCACGGGCGAAAGACCAAAGCTGGAACGAGCACAAGGAAAAACCCACCGAGGACTAAGGATTTAAGGCATGGCAACGACCACACACGAAATTTCCCTCGGCGACGTCGCCGCCCGCAACCAAGAGCTCGAACCGGAGCTTAAAGGTGAAACCATGGCCCTGAACGTGGGCCCCTCCCACCCGACGACGCACGGGGTGCTCCGACTGAAAATGGAGCTGGACGGTGATGTCGTGACCAAGTGCGAACCGGTCATCGGTTACTTGCACCGCGGTGAAGAGAAGATTGCGGAGAACATGACTTACAACCAGTTCGTGCCTTACACGGACCGTCTCGACTATCTCGCACCGCTTTCCAACAACGTGGCCTATGCCATGGCGGTGGAGAAGCTCGCCAACCTGGAAGTGCCGGAACGTTGTCAGGCGATCCGTGTGCTCTGCTGCGAACTGGCCCGTATCTCTTCCCACTTGCTGGGAGTCGGGGTTTACGGGATGGATGCCGGTGCCTGGACCGTGTTCATGTATACCTTTACCGAGCGCGAGAAGCTCTACACGCTCTTCGAAGAACTGACCGGCGCCCGTTTCACCACCAGCTATACGCGGATTGGCGGGGTGGCCCGCGATATCCCTGAAGGTTGGCTCGGCCGGGTCAATGATTTCTGCCGCGGTGTCCTGCCGCTCATGGACCAGATCGACAAGCTGCTCACCCGCAACCGGATCTTCATGGACCGGACCGTCGGGGTGGGCGTCATTTCCAAGGAAGACGCGATTGCCTACGGCATGACCGGTCCGAACCTGCGCGCCTGTGGTGTGGATCTGGACTTGCGCAAGGACAAGCCCTACCTGGGCTACGAGAACTTTGATTTCGATGTGCCGATCGGCACGAATGGGGACTGTTATGACCGCTATTTGATGCGGGCGGAGGAAATTCGCCAAAGTGTGCGTATCGTGAAGCAGATCATCGATAAGTTCCCGGACGGTCCTTACTATGCGGAAGACGCGAAGAAGATCTTCGCGCCGCAGAAGGCCAAGGTGCTGACCAGCATGGAGGAACTGATCCAGAACTTCATGATCGTGACCGAGGGCCCGCAGATCCCCGCCGGCGAAGTCTACTTCGAAGCCGAAAACCCGAAGGGGGCGCTCGGCTTCTTCGTGGTTTCCAAGGGTGGGGGCGTGCCGTACCGCTTGAAGATCCGCGGCCCGTCCTTCTGTAATTTGAGCATCCTGGAAAAACTTATTCCGGGACACTACCTGACCGACATCACCGTGATCCTCGGATCGCTCGACTTCGTGATGGGTGAATGTGACCGCTAAAACCGGCAACTGGAGAACTGAAAACCGGTAACTGAGACATCAATGAATCTAAAACCCGAAACCATCGAGAAAATTGACAAGCTCGTGCCGCGCTACCCGACCAAGCGCAGTGCCGCACTGCCGCTCTGTCACTTGGTTCAGGAAGATCAGGGCTACCTCTCGAACGAGGCCATGGAGTGGATCGCCGCGCGTCTGGATCTCCAGCCCATCAATATCATCGAGATTGTGACTTTCTATCCGATGCTTCGCACCGAGCCCACCGGCAAGTACCACGTCCGGGTGTGCCGCACGCTGCCCTGTGCCCTGGCCGGTGCCTACAAGACCTGCAAGCGATTCGAAGAAGAATTCGATTGCAAGGTCGGCCACACCAGCGAGGACGGGTTGGTGACGATCGAATACGTCGAATGCCACGCGGACTGCGGCAAGGCGCCGGTGGTGATGATCGGCGAAGACGAATACACCGACATCGATCCGGACAAGGCCAGCGAACTCGCAGCCAAAATGAAGAAGGGAGAACTTTAAACCATGGCCCTCGAAGAAAAGCGTCTCATTTTCAAGCACATCGACGAGCCGGGTTACACCAACGATATCGACTGCTACGTCAAGAATGGCGGCTACGAGCAGTTGAAGAAGGCGGTGACGATGAAGCCGGAGGACATCTGTCAGGAAGTGATGGATTCCGGGGTGCGTGGCCGTGGTGGTGCCGGTTTCCCGGCGGGGATGAAGTGGAAGTTCCTCGACCGCAAGTCCGGCAAGCCGATCTACCTGATCTGCAATTGTGACGAATCCGAGCCGGGCACCTTCAAGGACCGCCAGATCGTGCACAAGGATCCGCACCAGTTGATCGAGGGCATGATGTGCTCGGCCTTTGCGATCCAGGCAAAGCTGGCATTCATTTACATCCGCGGTGAATTTTTCGAAGGCTACAAGATTCTTGAGCGTGCGATCGAGGAAGCCCGGGCGAAGAATTTCCTGGGCGACAATATCCTCGGTTCCGGTTATTCCTGTGACATCATCGTGCACCGCGGGGCGGGCGCTTACATCTGTGGTGAGGAAACCGGCCTGATCGAATCGCTCGAAGGCTTCCGCGCGAATCCGCGGATCAAGCCCCCGTATTTCCCCGCCGCCCTCGGCCTGTACCAGTGTCCGACCATTGTGAACAACGTGGAGACCCTCTGCGATGTGAAGCACATCGTGGAAATGGGAGGCAAGGAGTTCGCCAAGATCGGCACGCCCGGTAATACCGGCACCCGTATCTGGTGTGTCTCCGGTCATGTGCAAAAGCCGGGCTACTATGAATTTCCCTGTGCCGCGGTGACGCTCGGCCAGTTGATCTACGACGTCTGTGGCGGGCTCAAGCCGGGCCGCAAGCTGAAGGCCGTGATTCCCGGTGGTTCTTCCGCCAAGATCCTGCGCGCCGACGAGCGCTTCAAGGGCAAGTTGAAGGACGGCACGGAATTCGACTGGGGCATCGAGGACATCCCGATGGACTTCGACAGCCTGATGGCCTGCGGATCCATGTCCGGATCCGGCGGGGTGATCGTGATGGACGACACGACCGACATGGTCGAGGCGCTCGCCAACATCAACTATTTCTACGCCCACGAAAGCTGCGGCCAATGCACACCCTGCCGTGAAGGGGTGCCGTGGATGCGGAAGGTGACCCAACGCATGTGCGACGGCAACGCCCGCGAGGAGGACGCCGACCTGCTGAAGAGCATCGCCGACCAGATCGCGGGACGCACCATTTGCGCATTCGGGGAAGCGGCCTCATGGCCGGTCCAGAGCTTTATTGCAAAATTCAAGGATGAGTTCGTGGAGAAAGCCCGCGAACAAGCGGCCCGCCGCAAGGACGGCCAGGAACCTGCCAAGGAGACGACACTTATTTAGCCATGAGCGACAACGGCACAGTTGAAACAATCACCATCAATATTGATGGCAAGGACGTCGAGGTGCCCAAGGGCACCAATATCATCGAGGCGGTCAAGAGCGTCGGCAAAGGCAAGGAAGTTCCGCACTATTGCTATCATCCGAAGCTGTCCGTGGTCGGTAACTGCCGCATGTGCATGGTGGAAATGGGCATGCCGATGCGTGACCGTGCGACCGGCGAGGCGATTCTCGACGAAGACGGCAAGCAGAAGATCGGCTGGATGCCGAAGCCGACTATCGGTTGTGCGACGACGGCTGCGCCCGGGATGCACATCAAGACCGACTCTCCGATGGTCAAGGAGTCCCGCAACGGGGTGACCGAGTTCCTTCTGATCAACCACCCGCTGGATTGCCCGATTTGTGATCAGGCCGGGGAGTGCCGCCTGCAGGAATTTTCCGCCGAGCACGGCCGGGGCTACAGCCGCTTTACCGAGCAGAAGAACGTCAAGCCCAAGCGCACGAAGCTCGGGCCCCGGGTCACGCTCGACGACGAGCGCTGCATCCTCTGCTCGCGCTGCATCCGTTTCAGCAAGGAGATCGCGCAGGACGACGTGCTCGGTTTCGTGGATCGCGGCACCTATTCGACTTTGACCTGCTATCCGGGCCGCGAGCTTGAGCACAACTATTCGCTCAACACGGTGGACATTTGCCCGGTCGGCGCCCTCACCAGCACCGACTTCCGCTTTAAGATGCGGGTCTGGTTCCTCAAGCGTACACCCAGCATTTGTACCGAGAGCAGCGTGGGCGCGAACACCGAGATCTGGAGCCGCGAGGGCAAGATCTACCGGGTCACACCGCGCCGCAATGACGATGTGAACGACTGCTGGATGACCGATTCGGGCCGCGCGCTCTATAAGTTGGTCGAGTCGGAAGACCGCCTGACCCACTACACGGTTGACGGCGTGCAGAAGACGCTGGACGACGCGGTTGCCGCGACGACCGAATTGCTTAAGGCCGGCGGTGTCGCACTGGTCGGTTCCGCCGCCAGCTCGGTCGAAGAACAGTTTTTCTACAAGACTCTGGCCGAGCGCACCGGCGCCGGTGTTTCCCTGGTCAGCCACAACGGGGAAGGGGACGGGATCCTACTTTCCGAGGACCGCACACCCAATCTGCGTGGCGCACTCCTCACCGGCCTGACCGACAAGCTTCCCGAAGCGGACCTTTCCGGCATTGCCGCGGATATCCAATCCGGTGCGATCAAGACCCTGTTCGTGGTCAATGAGGATGTCACCGAGCTCGGCATTCCCGCGGAGTCACTTTCAAAGGTGAAGATCATCTACGTTGGTACGCACGCCAATGCGACCAGCAAGAAGGCCAAGGTGGTGCTTCCGTCGCTGATGGTCTTCGAAAAGGAGGGCAGCTTCGTCAACCAGAGCTTCCGGCTGCAGGCCTTCAAGTCGGCCGTTCCGGGCCCGCAGGGCATCCTTCCGGATTACCAGATGCTGGAGCAGGTCGTCGCGCCGCTGGCTGACGAAAAGCCTGCCGCGCTCAATCTGGAAACCGTCTGGGAGCGCCTTTCCGCCCAGGTGAGCCCGTTCTCCGGCTTCAGTTGGAGCGGCATACCGGCCTTGGGCCAAGCCGTCGATCCGACCGCCTTCCTCGATCTGCCTTTCGTTGAAACCAAGAATCTGAAATACGATCCCGAGGCTTTCAAGGCTGCTCAAACCGCCACCGCCTAATTCCAGTCGTCGACCTTTCCAATGACCTTACTCGCAATGATACTGCCGATCGCCTTTTCCCTGGCGATGATCTCCGTATTCATGGGGCTCTGCAGCTACTCTGTGCTCGCCGAGCGCAAGGTATCCAGCTGGATCCAGGGGCGCGTCGGTCCCAACCGCACCCGCCTGCCGATCCTCGGCCAGATCCCGGTTCTGGGTAACCTGATGACCGGCCTGGGCCTGTTCCAGCCCGTGGCTGACGGTCTGAAGTTCCTATTCAAGGAGGAAATCACTCCGGGCCATGTGAAGCACACCTATTTCTACCTGGCGCCGGTACTGGCCTTGGCTCCGGCCCTGACCACCATGGTGGTGCTTCCCTTCGGCCGTTATGTGGACCCGAGTGGCGCGGTTCAGCCGCTGGTTCTCGCCAATATCGATGTGGGCATGCTCTTCATCCTCGGGGTTTCCTCGCTCGGTGTGTACGGGATCGTCCTCGCCGGTTGGGCCTCCAACAGTAAGTATCCTTTCCTCGGCGCCATCCGCGCGTCCGCGCAAATGATTTCCTACGAGCTGGCCATGGGCCTGGCGCTCCTGCCGGTCTTCATCTGGTCGGCTGCTCCGGGTTCCGAGTACGGCCTCTCCCTCTTCGGTGTGGTCCAGTCGCAAACCGGCCCCTGGCTGGTGCTCTGGCAGCCGCTGTCCGCCCTGATCTTCCTCGTGGCGGTCTTTGCGGAAACCAACCGCCTGCCCTTCGATATGGCGGAATCCGAAACCGACCTCGTCGGTGGTTTCCACACGGAGTACGGCTGTTTCAAGTTCGGTCTCTTCTTCGTGGCGGAATACGCCCACGTGATCATGGGCTCCGCCCTCTTCGTCCTGCTTTTCCTCGGCGGCTGGAATTTCCTGCCCTGGGTGCCGGATCCCTGGTCCGACGGCTATGGCGGAGCGGTTCTCTCCGTCCTGTGGTTCATGTGCAAGGTCTTCTTCATGATCTTCTTCTTCATCTGGGTTCGTTGGACGCTGCCGCGCTTCCGTTACGACCAAGTGATGTCGCTGGGCTGGAAGATCCTGCTGCCGCTGGCGATTGGTAACCTTGTGTTCAACGTCATCCTGATCGCCCTGATCGACAAATTATAACCGCTAAGACTATGGCTAAGACAAAAGTTCTCGAACGAAAGCCGCTGAGCTTCGCGGAAAAGACCTTCCTTCCGCAGATTGTGACCGGGCTCAAGACGACCTTGGGCAATATGTTCGGAAAGACGGTGACCCTTCAGTATCCGGACGAGCGCCCTCCGATTCCCGATGGCTACCGTGGTGTCCCAACGCTGGTGAAGGATCCGAACGGACGCGAAAAGTGTGTGTCCTGCCAGCTTTGTGAATTCGTCTGTCCGCCCAAGGCGATCCGCATCACCCCGGGTGAAATCGATGCCGACGCCGAACCGGAGCGCGCGCACGTGGAAAAAGCGCCGCAGGAATTCGAAATCAACATGCTGCGCTGCATTTACTGCGGCCTCTGCCAGGAGGTCTGCCCGGAGGAGGCGATCTTCCTCCAGGACATCTTCTCGCTTTCCGGCTACAGCCGTGAAGAGATGATCAACAAGAAGGACAAGCTGTACGAGTTGGGAGGCACCCTTCCGGACAAGCACTTCAAGTGGGACAAAAAGAAGGCCGCAGAGGAGGCGGGCAACGCCCATCATTAATCGGGCACGGAGAACAGACGCCTGGGGAAAGGACATTTCTTCCATCTGTCATCGGCCAACAAACAACAATTTCCATGGTAGACATACTCTTTTACGTTTTTGCAGCGATCACGCTGGTGTCCGCGCTCTGCATGGTGCTGAGCCCGAACGCGGTGAACGGTGCGATGTGCATGATTGTCAGCTTTGTCAGCACCGCCGCGCTATTCGTGCTCCTCGAGGCCTACTTCCTCGCGATCCTCCAGGTGCTGGTTTACGCCGGTGCGGTCATGGTGCTCTTTCTCTTTATCATCATGCTCCTTGATGTGGATAAAGGGGAGGGTGGCACCTTCACCAAGGGCAAGCTGACGATTGCCGCTTCCTTCGTCGGTTTCGCGCTGGTGGCCATCCTGGTCTGCCAAGCCTTTGTCGGTGGGGCGCACCTGCCCGAGCCCGGCATGCTGCCGGTCGTTGCCAATCCCGCAGGCGAGGGCGGCGCGCTGGCCTTTACCACCTCGGCCAAGTCTTTTGGCTACAGCCTCTTTACGAAGTACATGCTTCCGTTCCAAGTAACGGGCTTCCTTCTGCTCGCTGCCATGATCGGTGTGATCGTGGTCAGCAAGAAACCGAAGGCTGAACAATAAGAATTAGGATCTCGATACCATGACCGTCGGACTGAATGCCTTTCTCCTTGTTTCCGGTTTGCTGTTTGCAATCGGCCTGCTGGGTGTGCTGCTGCGCAAGAACACGTTGGTGATCTACATGTCGCTCGAGCTCATGCTCAACGCCATCAACCTCGCGCTGGTCGCCTTTTCCCGGTATAACGGCACGATGGACGGAAACATCTTTGTCTTTTTCATCATCACCGTGGCCGCTGCCGAAGTGGCTGTCGGTCTTGCCATCATCGTGGCGCTGTTCCGCCGGCGCCAGACCGTGATGGTTAACGAATTGAATGCCTTGAGCCGTTAGCGCCATGACCGTTCCACAGCTACTCACCGCCGTCCTCCTCACGCCGCTCCTGTCCGCGTTCCTGATCACGCTCTTCGGGCGACGTCGTGGTGTCATCGCATCCTATGTCTCCGTGCTGGCCGCCGCTGCCATCGTCGCTTTCTCGTTCATGGCCATTCGTGGCAGCGAGGGCGGGAGCGTCACCGTCGCCTGGGACTGGCTCCAGTTCGGCAACTTCAATGTGTCCATGGGCTACTTGTTCGACGGCGTGGCCGTCACCATGTTGTCCATGGTCGCCTTCGTCGGTTTCCTGATCCATGTCTTCAGTCTCGGCTACATGGCGGAAGACAAGGCCCGCGGCCGTTTCTTCGGCGGCTTGTCCATTTTCATGTTCTCCATGCTGGGGATCGTGCTGGCCGACAACCTGATCATGATCTTCGTGTTCTGGGAACTGGTCGGTTTCAGCTCCTACATGCTGATCGGTCACTACCTGGATACGGAGGAAGCGGCCGCCGCTTCGAAGAAGGCCTTTATCGTCAACCGTATCGGTGACCTTGGTTTCCTCGTTGGTATCGTGTACGCCTACTGGCACTTCGGTACCGTCAACCTGAGCGAGATGCAGGGGGTGGTCGCCGCCAACTCGGAATTGATCAGCGCCTGCATCGCCGCGCTGCTGATGTGCGGCTTCATTGGTAAGTCCGCGCAGTTCCCGCTGCACGTCTGGTTGCCGGACGCGATGGCGGGTCCGACACCGGTTTCCGCATTGATCCACGCGGCCACCATGGTCGCGGCCGGTGTGTACTTCCTCATCCGCATCGATTTCCTTTTCCCGCCGAACGTATTGACCTTCATTGCCTGTCTCGGCACCGCGGTTGCGGTCTACGCCGGTTTCTGCGCTTACGCCCAGAACGACATCAAGAAGATCCTGGCCTACTCGACGCTGTCCCAACTGGGCTACATGTCCGCCGCCTTCGGTCTCGGGTTTCCGGGGATCGCCTTGTTCCACCTGATCACGCACGCCTTCTTCAAGGCCTTGCTCTTCCTCGGTGCCGGTTCGGTGATCCACGGCTGCCACCACGAGCAGGACATCTTCAAGATGGGCGGCATCCTGAAGAAGATGCCGATCACCTCGCTGACTTTCTTCATCGGTACACTTGCCCTTTGCGGTGTCTACGGCCTCTCCGGTTTCTATTCCAAGGATAACATCCTGGTCGCGGCCGGCCTGAACAACAAGACGCTCTTTATCCTCCTGACTGCCGGTGCGCTGCTGACCGCCGGTTATATGGGCCGTCTGCTCTGGATCGTATTCCTTGGCAAGCCGAAGTCGGAAGCCGCCGAGCATGCGCACGAAAGCGGGTTTTCCATGCTGGTGCCGCTGATCGTGCTGGCCGTCCTTTCCGTCGCCGGCGGTTGGACCCAATTCTGGCCGGAACAGCTCGGTGAGATCATCCGCCACGACCTGCATACGCTGCATGAAGCGCCCGGTGGCGCCGAGATGCACCACCAGGTCACGATGCTCGGCAGTGCCGCCTGTGTACTCGGTCTTGTGGTCGCCTTTTTCTTCTACGGGGCCGGAGCCAAGGAAGACCGCCTCGCGACCAAGTTCGCACCGGTCTACAATTTCCTCAAGGCCAAGCTCTGGTTCGACGAGATCTACAACTTCTACGTCGCCAAGATCCAGCAGCCTTTCGCCAACCTGCTCAATGCCTTCGACCTGTTCATCATCAAGGGACTCTTCGTCAAGGGGAGCGCCGGCATCGTCGGATTGATCGGCGTCTGTGCCCGCTCGCTGCATGTCGGCAGCATCCATGGTTATGTATACTGGTTCCTCGCCGGACTGATTCTCTTCTGGTTCGTCGCAATCTGGCCCATCTTTTCTTAAGCTCACAATGCCTGATACGAATTCACTCTTCCTGCTCGTCGCGATTCTGGCGCCTATGGCTGCCGGCGCGGTCCTGCTATTCGGTTCGCGGATGTCGACGGCGACCCAGCGTGCGATCAGCGCCTTCGGCTTTGGCTGGCCCCTGATCATCGGACTGCTGCTTTATTGGCTCTTCCAACCCAATGTGGGCGGCTATAATTTTGAAATGCGGATGCCGACCGGACTGGAGTCCATTGGCATCTATTTGCACCTCGGACTGAACGGCATCTCCATGCCGCTCTTCATGCTGGCCGGTGTGGTCGGCTTTGCGGCCGGGCTCTACGCCATGTATTCGAAGGCGGAGCGTCTCCACCTCTATCTCGCACTCCTGCTCTTCATGCAAGGCGGCCTGATGGGCACCTTCGCATCGGTCGACGTCTTCTTCTTCTACTTCTTCCACGAATTCGCCCTGATCCCGACCTTCATCATGATCGGCATGTGGGGTGGTGCGGGTCGTCGCGGCGCGGCGATCGAGATGACGATTTACCTGACGCTGGGTGCGATGCTTTCGCTGCTCGGACTGATTGCCCTCTATGTGAAAAGCGGCGCGAGTTCCTTCTCGCTGCCGGTGCTTCGTGACTACCTGGCCGCCCAACCGCTGGCCGACACGGTGCAGGGCAACCTGTTCGCGCTCCTGCTCTTCGGCTTCGGCATTCTTGTTTCGCTCTTCCCCTTCCACAGTTGGGCACCCAAGGGGTATGCCGTGGCACCGACCGGTGCGGCCATGCTGCACGCCGGCGTGCTGAAGAAATTCGGTTTGTACGGCCTGCTGCAAATTGCCGCGCCGCTGCTTCCGGTGGGCGGACAAGCCTGGTTCCCCTGGATCGTCTGGCTGGCACTGGGCAACATCGTCATCATCGGCCTGGTCACCATGGCCCAGCGCGACCTCAAGATGATGCTCGGTTACAGCTCCGTGATGCACATGGGCTACGCTTTCCTTGGGATTGCGACTTTCACCGCGGTTGGGGCCGGGGGCGCACTGCTCATGATGGTGGCGCACGGCTTGTCGGTCGCTTTGCTCTTCATGCTTTCCACCTGCATCTACCACCGCAGCCAGACCTTCGACATGAAGGAAATGGGTGGGCTTGCTTCCAAGGCGCCGGTACTGGCGGCCTTCTTTGTGGCGGCTTCGATGGCCAGCATCGGTCTGCCGGGCTTTGGCAATTTCTGGGGTGAGTTTACGATCTTTGCGGCATTGGCCGGCGGTGAGCACACCAGCTGGATCGTGTTGCCCGCCGCGCTCGGTATCGTGATTTCCGCGATCTACGGACTCCGTGCCGTGGCCAATATTTTCTTCGGCCAACCGAAGACCGAGTCTTTCGCCCAGCGTCTGGAAAGCGAACCCATCGAGGATATCAAGGGCTTTGAAAAGCTGCCGGCGACCGTATTGGTGGTGGCCTTGGTGGTGATCGGTATCTTCCCCCGTATTTTCTCCGACGATGCGAACCAGGAACTCTCCGGTCTGTATCCTGTTAAGAACGAGCTCCCTGCTTATGACACTGCGGCACTGCCGTCTGAACACGAAGCACACGAGGAGGGCACACACTAATGAACGATTCGCTTCTTCAACTCCTTCGCGGCTACTCCGCGACCAATGAATGGGTCGCGATCATGCCTGAAATCATGCTGGCCGTGTTGGCCTTGAGTATGCTCGCGGCTGAAATGGTCCTTCCCGCTTCCCGTCAGGGGCTCATCCCGCGTCTCGCTATCTGGGGGCAGGTCCTGATCCTCGCGGTCACCTGGTCGGCGGCCAATTGCTTCGGCTTTCATGAGCAAACGCTCTTCAGCGGTCTGATCTATCAGAGCGACATTACCCAACTGATGCGGATCTTCTTCCTCATCAGTTCGATCCTAGTCTGCTATCTCGGCCAGATCTATCTTTCCAAACAATCGCTGGCGAAGACCGAGTTCTATCACTTGGTCATGATCATCTCCGCCGCGATGATGCTGCTCGTCCAGAGCAGCAACTTCGTGATGCTCTTTGTCACACTGGAAACCGTGACCGTCGCGTTCTACGTGCTGGTGGCCTACTGCCGGACCAGTTCGCTTTCCCTTGAGGGCGGCCTGAAGTACCTGATCCTAGGTGCCATGAGCTCGGCCATTCTTCTGTTCGGGATCGTGCTGCTCTACGGTGTGGCCGGCAATCCCGCCTTGGAAGGCGCCAGTACGGATTCACTCAACTTTACGGAACTGACGAATTTCATCATCCTGCATGCGGACAACCTGATCGTACGGGTCGGGGCTTTGCTGGTGGTGGCCGGCATCTGCTTTAAGATCGGTGCGGTACCCTTCCAGATCTGGGTGCCCGACGTCTATCAGGGTGCACCCACTCCGGTGACCGCCTATCTGGCCGTGGCTTCTAAGGCGGCCGGCTTTATTGTCCTACTGCAGCTTGTGACCGGTCCCTTCATCGGGCTGAGCAGCATGATCGTTCCTTTCCTTTCCTTCATTGCGGCGGCCACGATCCTCTTCGGCAATATCGCAGCCGTGACGCAGCGTAACCTGAAGCGCCTGATGGGCCTTTCGGGGGTGGCGCACGCCGGCTACCTGCTTTTGGGGGTGGTCGCATCGCTGCAAATTCACTGGGCCAAGTATGCCGTCATCTTCTATTTGGTGACCTACCTGCTGGCTTCCTTCGCCGTCTTCGGCGTGATGTCGATTGCTGCGAAAAAGGAAGATGCCAATCAGGAGCTGGAAGATTACCGCAATTTCGCCCGCAAGCGTCCCTTCCTTGGCGGCGTGCTCGCCTTTGGTCTGGGTTCCCTGGCCGGCATTCCCCCGCTGGGTGGTTTCATCGGTAAGCTCTTCCTCTTTGTGGCCGCTTTCCAAGCCGGGCTCTACGGCCTGCTGGGCATCGCGATCGTCGGGGTGGTGATTTCCATCTACTACTATTTCGGCTGGATCCGCGAAGCCTTCTTCAGTCAGCCGACCGAGGAAGTGGTACAGGAAACCGGCTATCGCGACACCTCCGCGGACCGCTTCATCCTTGGCGCGCTGGTCGTGGCGACCGTGATCCTCGGTGTGTTCCCCGGTGTGTTCCCGGTCATGCCCTAGGCTGCACTGC
The nucleotide sequence above comes from Coraliomargarita parva. Encoded proteins:
- a CDS encoding NADH-quinone oxidoreductase subunit C; the encoded protein is MAESDLALLKERFEYLTERASSDHDAVNCPADKLIEFCTALRDEFGYDMLVDVTAIDWDAASPRFTGIYHFLSTSKHEYLRVAVDCTDSIHPGLPSLAGLFPSANWHERETYDLMGIRYEGHPNMRRILMWDDYPYHPLRKDFPLSGIEVPFPAEDVAEVTQAKVLPAPMAGGPFVSSADGPMSQTEPRAKDQSWNEHKEKPTED
- the nuoD gene encoding NADH dehydrogenase (quinone) subunit D; the encoded protein is MATTTHEISLGDVAARNQELEPELKGETMALNVGPSHPTTHGVLRLKMELDGDVVTKCEPVIGYLHRGEEKIAENMTYNQFVPYTDRLDYLAPLSNNVAYAMAVEKLANLEVPERCQAIRVLCCELARISSHLLGVGVYGMDAGAWTVFMYTFTEREKLYTLFEELTGARFTTSYTRIGGVARDIPEGWLGRVNDFCRGVLPLMDQIDKLLTRNRIFMDRTVGVGVISKEDAIAYGMTGPNLRACGVDLDLRKDKPYLGYENFDFDVPIGTNGDCYDRYLMRAEEIRQSVRIVKQIIDKFPDGPYYAEDAKKIFAPQKAKVLTSMEELIQNFMIVTEGPQIPAGEVYFEAENPKGALGFFVVSKGGGVPYRLKIRGPSFCNLSILEKLIPGHYLTDITVILGSLDFVMGECDR
- the nuoE gene encoding NADH-quinone oxidoreductase subunit NuoE yields the protein MNLKPETIEKIDKLVPRYPTKRSAALPLCHLVQEDQGYLSNEAMEWIAARLDLQPINIIEIVTFYPMLRTEPTGKYHVRVCRTLPCALAGAYKTCKRFEEEFDCKVGHTSEDGLVTIEYVECHADCGKAPVVMIGEDEYTDIDPDKASELAAKMKKGEL
- the nuoF gene encoding NADH-quinone oxidoreductase subunit NuoF — translated: MALEEKRLIFKHIDEPGYTNDIDCYVKNGGYEQLKKAVTMKPEDICQEVMDSGVRGRGGAGFPAGMKWKFLDRKSGKPIYLICNCDESEPGTFKDRQIVHKDPHQLIEGMMCSAFAIQAKLAFIYIRGEFFEGYKILERAIEEARAKNFLGDNILGSGYSCDIIVHRGAGAYICGEETGLIESLEGFRANPRIKPPYFPAALGLYQCPTIVNNVETLCDVKHIVEMGGKEFAKIGTPGNTGTRIWCVSGHVQKPGYYEFPCAAVTLGQLIYDVCGGLKPGRKLKAVIPGGSSAKILRADERFKGKLKDGTEFDWGIEDIPMDFDSLMACGSMSGSGGVIVMDDTTDMVEALANINYFYAHESCGQCTPCREGVPWMRKVTQRMCDGNAREEDADLLKSIADQIAGRTICAFGEAASWPVQSFIAKFKDEFVEKAREQAARRKDGQEPAKETTLI
- a CDS encoding 2Fe-2S iron-sulfur cluster-binding protein — encoded protein: MSDNGTVETITINIDGKDVEVPKGTNIIEAVKSVGKGKEVPHYCYHPKLSVVGNCRMCMVEMGMPMRDRATGEAILDEDGKQKIGWMPKPTIGCATTAAPGMHIKTDSPMVKESRNGVTEFLLINHPLDCPICDQAGECRLQEFSAEHGRGYSRFTEQKNVKPKRTKLGPRVTLDDERCILCSRCIRFSKEIAQDDVLGFVDRGTYSTLTCYPGRELEHNYSLNTVDICPVGALTSTDFRFKMRVWFLKRTPSICTESSVGANTEIWSREGKIYRVTPRRNDDVNDCWMTDSGRALYKLVESEDRLTHYTVDGVQKTLDDAVAATTELLKAGGVALVGSAASSVEEQFFYKTLAERTGAGVSLVSHNGEGDGILLSEDRTPNLRGALLTGLTDKLPEADLSGIAADIQSGAIKTLFVVNEDVTELGIPAESLSKVKIIYVGTHANATSKKAKVVLPSLMVFEKEGSFVNQSFRLQAFKSAVPGPQGILPDYQMLEQVVAPLADEKPAALNLETVWERLSAQVSPFSGFSWSGIPALGQAVDPTAFLDLPFVETKNLKYDPEAFKAAQTATA
- a CDS encoding complex I subunit 1/NuoH family protein: MTLLAMILPIAFSLAMISVFMGLCSYSVLAERKVSSWIQGRVGPNRTRLPILGQIPVLGNLMTGLGLFQPVADGLKFLFKEEITPGHVKHTYFYLAPVLALAPALTTMVVLPFGRYVDPSGAVQPLVLANIDVGMLFILGVSSLGVYGIVLAGWASNSKYPFLGAIRASAQMISYELAMGLALLPVFIWSAAPGSEYGLSLFGVVQSQTGPWLVLWQPLSALIFLVAVFAETNRLPFDMAESETDLVGGFHTEYGCFKFGLFFVAEYAHVIMGSALFVLLFLGGWNFLPWVPDPWSDGYGGAVLSVLWFMCKVFFMIFFFIWVRWTLPRFRYDQVMSLGWKILLPLAIGNLVFNVILIALIDKL
- a CDS encoding NuoI/complex I 23 kDa subunit family protein → MAKTKVLERKPLSFAEKTFLPQIVTGLKTTLGNMFGKTVTLQYPDERPPIPDGYRGVPTLVKDPNGREKCVSCQLCEFVCPPKAIRITPGEIDADAEPERAHVEKAPQEFEINMLRCIYCGLCQEVCPEEAIFLQDIFSLSGYSREEMINKKDKLYELGGTLPDKHFKWDKKKAAEEAGNAHH
- a CDS encoding NADH-quinone oxidoreductase subunit J gives rise to the protein MVLSPNAVNGAMCMIVSFVSTAALFVLLEAYFLAILQVLVYAGAVMVLFLFIIMLLDVDKGEGGTFTKGKLTIAASFVGFALVAILVCQAFVGGAHLPEPGMLPVVANPAGEGGALAFTTSAKSFGYSLFTKYMLPFQVTGFLLLAAMIGVIVVSKKPKAEQ